In the genome of Diabrotica undecimpunctata isolate CICGRU chromosome 2, icDiaUnde3, whole genome shotgun sequence, the window TGCCATATTTTAATAAAGCTATACTTTAATCTTCAGATACAGAGTGTTTTTAAATTacctttaaaaaacaaacaaaatttggCTAATATAGTCATAACATTTATTAGACACCATTTATCTGTTGTTAAATTCTTACCTTTAATATTATTATCTAGTGGCAGTAGAACATTCACTTCTTCTATTAGCGACAGCAGTTTCTGTGACTGGTAAAGATTGCTAGGTGCAGAAACGTTTAGCGGTACTGGCTGGGTGTAAATCAAATGAGGACACGGGGGAATAGGTCTAGCTTGAGCTTCGCCTAAGCTTTTTTCTAGTACGTTGGAATACCTACAAAATAAAAAGGTTTAGCTCCTATTGATGAATTATTTTGACAAATAGTTATGACCTGAagtgctatttgtttaatttttatttgcctGCAGTCTCTGTTATTATAAAAAACCTTCACCTCTTACCTGTAAAGACGATTGCCTTCCATTCGATGTGGATTCGCAGTCTCTGTTACACTGTCCCAACTTAACAGGTTATTATCTTTAAACACAGAAGGCATATGAGAGGTAGCGGTGAATTCCAGCATTGCGTCCAACAGCCAGTAGCACGATGTATCCAAATGACTTGAGTCGATACAGTTTGAATCGCCGTACACGACTATTCGACCACTTTTTTTGTCTGTGGATTTTGTCTGAGTTAGGCCTAGGATTGGTACAGTGTATTTTGTATTTTCAGGTTCACCCAAGATCTGAAACAGGTtacaaagttattttaaataaaaggaaaaagcaGTTAAATGGACATAGATTTGCAGCATCTTTTTGAAAATGATTAAGTTTACGCTGATTACAAATACAaagtcaaaatttaaaaattcaaaatggcGCGTTCAATATTGACAACCAGTTAACCAAAAAATCGTATAATCTGGCTAAAACAGATGTATATGTTTTTGGGGTCGCTGATTAGGAATATGATGGTAAAATGATAAAATTCAAAATAGTGGACCCAATTTAGCTGAACAAATGTCCAAAACATCTTCCAGCCTAGCTAAAAGTGGTGAAACTGTGTTTTGATGAGGAATATATAGCCAAAATGTTAAAATTTAAGCTGGTGAACTCAAAATGACAGACAAAATTTACAAAGAATCAttataacataaaaacaaaaaaattattaaatccaaaatgaacaaaaatcccaaaaatcatcTAATCAAACTAAACAATTGACTAACTACTATAGTTTTGAAATCACTGATTGCAAATAtgaagtaaatatttaaaaatgtgaaATTGAGATTCTAATATGGCAAAGAAAATTTCCAAAACATCTAACCTTGCTAAAACTGCTGTATCTATGTTTTTGAGCTCGCTGATCGAGAATATGAAGCGAAAATGTTAAAATTCTAAATAGTGGACACAAAATGGCCGAGAAAATTTCGAAAACATCATCTAACCTTAACCATCTAAccattaacaaaattaaaaattattgttaATACTTACATCAGTCCCCTGGTCAGTTAGTTCCCTAGCTATCACAACTCCTTCCTTGGGAAAGGTCCTAATACTAGTTCCAGAAGCGTAGTATACATCGTGTTCGTTCAGTTTGAATTTTCCTTCAAACACCCTGTCGCCCAACTGAATGTCCCACGAGGCCAGTAGTTCGTTTATGGCGGGAACGTTGGAACCACCTATAGACAAATCCACGTTTAGTAGTCCCCAAAGCGATTAAAAGTACTCAAAAcgaattaaagaaaaattaaaatgcaCTAAAAACGATACTTAGATGAATCGGTTCCACGTTAATGATTCCTTATAAGAACCGAATACTTCAATGCATTTATCGGGCTCACGATTTGACTTCCTAAATACGTATAACACTATGAATAAATCGGTTATTTGTTGCATTGCCGAGCAATGAAATAATCTCACCACATAAACTTTCCTTATAATAATTAGAACACAATAAAAACACGAATAGTGCTAGAACTTACCATAGCCAAGATTCTAAAATAGTAAAGTTCGTTTCAAAGACGGGAAGATTAAAATTGTTCCGGAAATGATTCCAGTATCAAAAAAGTAGAGGTGGGATAAAATATGTGGTTCCTTTTGATGACTCGACTCAATTGTATTTACTCCCAACTTGAATAACTTTCTAATAATTCATTTCAAGCCATGAAACGGTAAAAGTCAAAGTCTCTATATGGAATAATTATCATTGCTTGGTTTTTTTCGTCATAAAATTGATTGCTTTTTGATTACTTGAGCACTTTTTTGTCCTCGTAACCCCGAAGGACTTCACATATTTGCAACCGATTCAATGCCCAGTACAAATAGAAGTGTATTAAAGAGAGTTACTTTTGACGAGTCGACTACATTGTATCAACTCCTAAATTTAACGCCTTCAAAATAATTCCTTAATGTTACAAAACGGTTTAAATCAAACAATTCATGTTACTATTTTATAAAATTCGTAAATATAGCATACCTGTATCGGGCATCCACCATTGCCTGGTATTTTCGTCATAAAACTTGACTTTTTTCATGACGGTCACGTTATACCAGTCGGCGAAAACGATAACAGAAAGTCCGGCGTCAACATCTCGTTTGAGTTTCATGATCTCTTCGGGAAAAAATTCTTCCTCCGGGTCAACTATCAAAAGTGTGCCGTATTGCGATGCATCGAAACATGTGAATGGAGAACCTGGAATAGATAAGTCAATTTTGTTACAATGAAGAAATGAAATATTTCTGTCCAAACAcaaacatttaacatttttttaaagatcATATCAGACTCACCCAGAACTTCCACGTAATATCCGGTGTTTCTCAAGTTTTGATACATATCTTTGAAATTGGTGTGAATGTGATCGCCATTCCAATCTAGTGGATCATTTTTAACCTTAAGATTATCTCTGGGAAAATATCCCGGTGGATACCTCAAGTTGTGGTACTGATCCCACAGTACTCGCTTATGCCGTGGGGGTACGGGGATAATTTTGGccctaaaataaattttaatctaataaaaatAGATGAAGTATGATACGGTAAGTTTTATAAACCAGATAAATAGTTATAAGTCATGGAAATATCAAAAACGTACAAAGAAAAATTGCTGTGTATTAATTTAACATTTGCAAATTGTCTTGTTACCAAAGTAATtcatcaagatataagtaaaaatctTACCTTATTGGTAACTTCACCATACTCTGTCTAGACTCCGACTCTCCACTTCCAGGAGGAGACTCTACTGTAACCACCACATGCCCTTGCGCGTAACCCTCATACGTTGCTGCCTCTTTAGCTACCGACAAATGTACAGCCAACCATCCCGACCAAGGCCACAGTATCTCCGAGTAAGTGATCCCTACTTCCAGATAATGCCCTTGCTGGGGCGTGTAAGGGTGCCACTGTGGTTTTCCGACGATTTTTCCGGACACGCCTAAGCCGTTCAGGATGGTGACGTTGACTATGACGGGCACCGACGTGTGGTATAGGGGTTGCGTACAGTAAGGCCACATGTATGGGCATTCGCTGAGATCGATGTAGCTAGGACTGAGACTTGCCtggaagataaaacaaaaaaatgcgATTAAATTTTTCGTAAAACCACCAGAAATGGGTGAGATATAGTATTAAAAGGTTAAAGCTCACCAAAAGAACAGACTCCAAATTAATTCGCGGCTTTCTATTTATCTCTCCCCTTCTATACAGTTATTTGTGTTCAACTAACTCATTTATACGACTGTCTACAACTAAGTTGGCTCTCTCTATCTCAATTTCAattatatctttttatttcttctactCTTGTTCTTTTTCATCTCATGCTTTATCTCATATCATTAAAGAGCTGtggatgacgaatagataaataaaaacttatattaaattaaacaaattagagGTTTAACATCCCTCTCGTCTATCTGTCTATTTCAATATCTTTCTTCTCTTATTATTTCGTTCTTTTTTGtttcactctctctctctctctgactCTTTTCATGTTTCTCCACTTAACTAAAAATTTTTGGGTGTCAGAACAGAGAAATAAAAGCGTAATTGACAGCCAATATCTTTCACCTTTTCTGTCTCTTTGCCTTTCATATCTTTTCTATCTCTTTCTATCTTTATGCGTATCTCTTATTTTATATATCTCtctatacatatatttatatttctctCTTACCTACAATTTGAATATTCTGTCCCTTTCAACTAAAGATTTGTGGGTGAGATATCTTTATCGCCCGTTGTCATCCTTGCTATATTTTCCCTTTTTCCAGATGTCACTATGCCTTTCATCTGACTTCTATCTCTCTTTCATTTTTTACTGACACTTTTAATAGTATTTTCCTTTCAGTTGAAGACAGTCGGCTGTTTTCGGCCTGTTGACAACCCTTTAACATTCGGATCCCTGGCTGAAGTCACTGAAATCTCTCAATGAAGGCAGCAgaatggagacagcaagctaatcATATTTAGATTGTCACCACGTCTTGACAAGGGCTTAAGGAATGAAGAAGAGGAGGGTATATAGAAGTAGGGCCGAAAAAAGACAAATataaaatttacaaaactagATCTTAAGTAATGCATTCACCcgaaaatgtcaataaaatttttttggtCACCATCTTACCTTTATTGCATctcaacagtattaaaacatacTAAAAAATACTCCAGGCCCCTTTTTCTTCTAAAAgtcaatttaattatttaaatattaacgTTATCGCCCatacaaaacattaaataaaatatttgtggaAATTCTATTCCCATAAAACTCGGCATTGCAAAACATTTAcgacttttttgtattttaattcgcCGCTATCTTTGTTTGCGTCCTAAATTTTATTAGACAATTATTAAATAGCAGAAACAGATGTTTAAAAAACaagataaacattttttaattaaagaaatatttggTATCGGAAAATAATTggataataaaattattgaagACAAGCTTACAGATTACACAAATTGATTGTGTTTATGATTTACTTTAATGTCGTTATACACTGTCCTCTTTAgagatttttccatttttcatgtTTCATGTTCCATTTTTCCCGAAAATTTTgcttttcctttaaaaatatcttccCTATCTGGTAGATTTTCAAAATGAATCAGTCACCATTAATAGATTTCTGGCTATTAGCATATAATACGAAACAATTCAGTCTTTGAAGTTTAAATGTCCAAAAATGAATTATTCACAAACCACTACAAAAAAATAGAGATGGGATAAACGAGTTCGTTCCTTTTGATGAGTTGATTCCATTGAAGTGGCTCCCTATTGACTGCAATAATTTATTTTACGACACAACACGGTACTATTTCATAAAAAATCATAAATGTAGTCTATCCATATGGGATATTTACTACTGCTTGGCATATTCCTCATAAAAATTGACATATTTTGATAACACGTTAACTTTACTTTTGTCCGCATAAGAAATGCCAAAGGATCTTACATGTATTACAACTTATTCAATTACCAGTACACAATAAATAGAGGTGGGAACAAAGAGTTGGTTCGACTCCATTGTACTGGCTCCGAATTTACAACGACAGAGAGTATTTTCGTCACAACCAATACAATTTTGAAACCGCATTAATTATTTTTCCGCACGCAACaaaattaatgattcctttgaaaaaggtatatttccagagtgcctaaaggcagccattattattcctcttcataagggtggtgaaaaatcgaatgtctgcaactataggcctattgccttactacccgtcctatccaaaattattgagaggtCCTTTCTCGGTGAAAacacattttatcacaaagtcagttcggctttttatctaataaatgtaccagtgatgctatatCTTCTGTACTAAATGAGGtatatcaagcactaaacaataatctttatactgccactgttttttgtgactatgccaaagtttttgattgtgtaaatcacgacattttggtacaaaaaaactaaatttctacgaaagtcgaggtatttctttgaattgattCCAATCTTAGTTGAGGAATgagaaacaactagttagagtaaatgatactgactctagtcacaaaaacattgtatgtggagtaccacaaggttcggtGTTGATACCTCTACtgttccttatctttataaatgacatcactaacttaaaaatcgatgaaaaaatttttctttttgctgatgataccagtatcacctggagggACTCGAATATATACTCGATGATAAAAAGTGTTGGCTCCTTTTAATGACTTGATTGCACTGATTTAACTACCAAATTTGACGACTTTTTAGTAATAAATTTTAGGTCATAAAAGGGTAAAATTCATACAATTAATGTTATTCTTTCAGCAAGAATCATAAACAGAGGGTACCTATACAGAAAATTTACCACTGCTTGGTATTTTTGTCATGATAATTCAGTTATTTTG includes:
- the S1P gene encoding membrane-bound transcription factor site-1 protease isoform X2; the encoded protein is MKIITFTLYTFTIAYLFTHHTITSEALSKNENETVTEDFIESPLCCNLTTERVELNYTSKIVENEYIVMFNAYYKSNARENYINTALNASGIKKWKILSRENPASEYPSDFDVVIIEDNDKLEGLNALNDHPAIKRVTAQRMVSRTLKISPYVRIGRTNLNTKSQFRHTNRRLLRAIPRQITSVLQADSLWNMGITGKGVKVAIFDTGLSKNHPHFRKIKERTNWTNEKTYDDGLGHGTFVAGVIASSKECLGFAPDAELHIFRVFTNNQVSYTSWFLDAFNYAILKKINVLNLSIGGPDFKDHPFVDKVWELTANRVIMVSAIGNDGPLYGTLNNPADQMDVIGVGGINFEDQIAKFSSRGMTTWELPHGYGRVKPDIVTYGSAVKGSHIKGGCRTLSGTSVASPVVAGAVTLLASGVLHRGDVINPASMKQALMASARRLPGVNMFEQGHGKLNLMKAYQILNSYTPQASLSPSYIDLSECPYMWPYCTQPLYHTSVPVIVNVTILNGLGVSGKIVGKPQWHPYTPQQGHYLEVGITYSEILWPWSGWLAVHLSVAKEAATYEGYAQGHVVVTVESPPGSGESESRQSMVKLPIRAKIIPVPPRHKRVLWDQYHNLRYPPGYFPRDNLKVKNDPLDWNGDHIHTNFKDMYQNLRNTGYYVEVLGSPFTCFDASQYGTLLIVDPEEEFFPEEIMKLKRDVDAGLSVIVFADWYNVTVMKKVKFYDENTRQWWMPDTGGSNVPAINELLASWDIQLGDRVFEGKFKLNEHDVYYASGTSIRTFPKEGVVIARELTDQGTDILGEPENTKYTVPILGLTQTKSTDKKSGRIVVYGDSNCIDSSHLDTSCYWLLDAMLEFTATSHMPSVFKDNNLLSWDSVTETANPHRMEGNRLYRYSNVLEKSLGEAQARPIPPCPHLIYTQPVPLNVSAPSNLYQSQKLLSLIEEVNVLLPLDNNIKD